In Brettanomyces nanus chromosome 3, complete sequence, a single genomic region encodes these proteins:
- the RPS10A gene encoding 40S ribosomal protein S10-A has product MLMPKSDRTKIYQYLFQEGVLVAKKDFEIQHDDIETRNLYVIKSMQSLTSKGYVKTQFSWQYYYYTLTDEGLEYLREWLNVPEGIVPKTLLVDAVPERAQGRRFNPRRGDDEGYRRRNRD; this is encoded by the coding sequence ATGTTAATGCCAAAAAGCGACAGAACTAAGATCTACCAGTACCTATTTCAGGAGGGTGTTTTGGTCGCAAAGAAGGACTTTGAGATTCAGCATGATGACATTGAGACCAGAAACTTGTATGTTATCAAGTCGATGCAGTCCTTGACTTCCAAGGGTTACGTCAAGACTCAGTTCTCTTGGCAATACTATTACTACACATTGACCGATGAGGGTTTGGAATATTTGAGAGAGTGGTTAAACGTTCCTGAAGGAATTGTTCCAAAGACCTTGTTGGTTGATGCTGTTCCAGAGAGAGCTCagggaagaagattcaacCCAAGAAgaggtgatgatgaaggttacagaagaagaaacagagatTAA